A region of Rhizorhabdus wittichii RW1 DNA encodes the following proteins:
- a CDS encoding UDP-N-acetylmuramate--L-alanine ligase (TIGRFAM: UDP-N-acetylmuramate--alanine ligase~PFAM: cytoplasmic peptidoglycan synthetase domain protein; Mur ligase, middle domain protein), producing the protein MKGVATDIGTIHFIGIGGIGMSGIAEVMHNLGYKVQGSDVAESYVVEGLRKRGIAVMIGHKAENLGDAAVVVTSTAIKRGNPEVELALEKRVPVVRRAEMLAELMRLKSTVAIAGTHGKTTTTSMVAALLDAGGVDPTVINGGIINSYGSNARLGASDWMVVEADESDGSFLRLDGTIAVVTNIDPEHLDHYGSFDKVKDCFVEFVENVPFYGAALLCIDHPEVQAIIPRVRDRKVVTYGFSAQADVRGDNVTPIPGGNRFDVVVRNRDGDTRRIEGVTLPMPGRHNVQNALAAIGVALEMNISDAIIATGFAKFGGVKRRFTKVGEVPVGDGVATVIDDYGHHPVEIRAVLAAAREGARAKVIAVVQPHRFTRLRDLMTEFQTAFNDADTVYVAPVYAAGEAPIDGVDAAALVAGLKQRGHRSAQVIAGPEALAATLAATIAADDMVICLGAGDITKWAAGLSEAIAKETAR; encoded by the coding sequence ATGAAGGGTGTCGCAACCGACATCGGCACCATCCATTTCATCGGCATCGGCGGCATCGGCATGTCCGGCATCGCCGAGGTGATGCACAATCTGGGCTACAAGGTGCAGGGCAGCGACGTCGCCGAGAGCTATGTCGTCGAGGGCCTGCGCAAGCGCGGCATCGCCGTGATGATCGGCCACAAGGCCGAGAATCTGGGCGACGCCGCCGTCGTCGTCACCTCGACCGCGATCAAGCGCGGCAATCCCGAGGTCGAGCTGGCGCTGGAGAAGCGCGTCCCCGTCGTCCGCCGCGCCGAGATGCTGGCCGAGCTGATGCGGCTCAAGTCGACCGTCGCGATCGCCGGCACCCACGGCAAGACGACGACGACCTCGATGGTCGCGGCGCTGCTCGACGCGGGCGGGGTCGACCCGACCGTGATCAACGGCGGCATCATCAACAGCTACGGCTCCAACGCCCGGCTCGGCGCGTCCGACTGGATGGTGGTCGAGGCCGACGAGAGCGACGGCAGCTTCCTGCGCCTCGACGGGACGATCGCGGTCGTCACCAACATCGATCCCGAGCATCTCGACCATTATGGCTCGTTCGACAAGGTCAAGGACTGCTTCGTCGAGTTCGTCGAGAACGTTCCCTTCTACGGCGCGGCGCTGCTGTGCATCGACCATCCCGAGGTGCAGGCGATCATCCCGCGCGTCCGCGACCGCAAGGTCGTGACCTACGGCTTCTCCGCCCAGGCCGACGTGCGCGGCGACAACGTCACCCCGATCCCCGGCGGCAACCGCTTCGACGTGGTGGTCCGCAACCGCGACGGCGACACCCGCCGGATCGAGGGCGTCACCCTGCCGATGCCGGGCCGCCACAACGTCCAGAACGCGCTCGCCGCGATCGGCGTCGCGCTGGAGATGAACATCTCCGACGCGATCATCGCCACCGGCTTCGCCAAATTCGGCGGGGTGAAGCGGCGCTTCACCAAGGTCGGCGAGGTTCCGGTCGGCGACGGCGTCGCGACCGTGATCGACGATTACGGCCATCACCCGGTCGAGATCCGCGCGGTGCTGGCCGCCGCGCGCGAGGGCGCCCGGGCGAAGGTGATCGCGGTCGTCCAGCCGCACCGCTTCACCCGGCTGCGCGACCTGATGACCGAGTTCCAGACCGCGTTCAACGATGCCGACACCGTCTATGTCGCCCCGGTCTACGCGGCCGGCGAGGCGCCGATCGACGGGGTCGACGCCGCCGCGCTGGTCGCCGGGCTCAAGCAGCGCGGCCATCGGTCGGCGCAGGTCATCGCCGGGCCCGAGGCGCTCGCCGCGACGCTGGCGGCGACCATCGCGGCCGACGACATGGTGATCTGCCTGGGCGCCGGTGATATCACCAAGTGGGCGGCGGGGCTTTCGGAGGCGATAGCCAAGGAGACGGCGCGATGA
- a CDS encoding UDP-N-acetylglucosamine--N-acetylmuramyl-(pentapeptide) pyrophosphoryl-undecaprenol N-acetylglucosamine transferase (TIGRFAM: UDP-N-acetylglucosamine--N-acetylmuramyl-(pentapeptide) pyrophosphoryl-undecaprenol N-acetylglucosamine transferase~PFAM: glycosyl transferase, family 28; Glycosyltransferase 28, C-terminal domain) — protein MTVTRHFVLAAGGTGGHMVPAHALAAELMRRGHRVALVTDERGARIPGLFDGVQTHVIPAGRLGGGPREWLKAFRDIRAGTAMALQLYSTFDPSAVIGFGGYPALPALRAGFKRRIPTVIHEQNAVLGRVNRLVAGRVDAIATAYPVVERLKPKFEDKAVLVGNPVRDIVRDIRDQPFPDLGPDSIFRVLVTGGSQGASILSDVVPDGLALLPQGFRRRLQVTQQCRPEDIETVRSKYKVLGIPADLGTYFTDLPERLAWAHLVIARAGASTIADISVAGRPAILIPLPSAADDHQTANARELAQVGGARAIRQENFTPQELAKQMQKLALDPQALINAARRARSVGRPDAAAELADLVERIGPDPIVEPIPVEKLELRPLKGAFA, from the coding sequence ATGACGGTGACGCGGCATTTCGTCCTGGCGGCGGGCGGTACCGGGGGCCATATGGTCCCCGCGCATGCTTTGGCGGCCGAGCTGATGCGGCGCGGCCACCGCGTCGCGCTGGTCACCGACGAGCGGGGCGCGCGCATCCCCGGCCTGTTCGACGGCGTCCAGACCCACGTCATCCCGGCCGGCCGGCTGGGCGGCGGACCGCGCGAATGGCTGAAGGCGTTCCGCGACATCCGCGCCGGCACGGCGATGGCGCTCCAGCTCTATTCGACCTTCGATCCTTCCGCGGTGATCGGCTTCGGCGGCTATCCGGCGTTGCCGGCGCTGCGGGCCGGCTTCAAGCGGCGCATCCCCACCGTGATCCACGAGCAGAACGCCGTGCTCGGCCGCGTCAACCGGCTGGTCGCCGGCCGGGTCGACGCGATCGCCACCGCCTATCCGGTGGTCGAGCGGCTCAAGCCGAAGTTCGAGGACAAGGCCGTGCTGGTCGGCAATCCGGTGCGCGACATCGTCCGCGACATCCGCGACCAGCCCTTCCCCGATCTCGGCCCCGACAGCATCTTCCGGGTGCTGGTGACCGGCGGCAGCCAGGGCGCGTCGATCCTGTCCGACGTGGTGCCCGACGGGCTCGCGCTGCTGCCGCAGGGCTTCCGCCGCCGGCTGCAGGTCACCCAGCAGTGCCGCCCCGAGGACATCGAGACGGTGCGCAGCAAATATAAGGTGCTCGGCATCCCCGCCGATCTCGGCACCTATTTCACCGACCTGCCCGAGCGGCTGGCCTGGGCGCATCTGGTGATCGCGCGCGCCGGCGCATCGACGATCGCCGACATCAGCGTCGCGGGCCGCCCCGCCATCCTGATCCCGCTGCCTTCCGCCGCCGACGATCACCAGACCGCCAATGCCCGCGAGCTGGCGCAGGTCGGCGGCGCGCGCGCGATCCGGCAGGAGAATTTCACGCCGCAGGAACTCGCCAAGCAGATGCAGAAGCTGGCGCTCGATCCCCAGGCGCTGATCAACGCCGCCAGGCGCGCGCGCAGCGTCGGCCGCCCCGACGCCGCCGCCGAGCTGGCCGACCTCGTCGAGCGGATCGGCCCCGATCCGATCGTCGAACCCATCCCCGTCGAAAAACTGGAACTCCGTCCCTTGAAAGGCGCTTTCGCATGA